The following coding sequences lie in one Thalassoglobus polymorphus genomic window:
- a CDS encoding LamG domain-containing protein, whose amino-acid sequence MTSISVRSSHLLLALAVLLFPNCVIADEPEVVAHYPLIQDTLDHSGNGHHGMNQEVKFGTAPNGVRSAEFNGTSSSIQLPDAVIPDSGDFTVAVRVFIESPTSDVPGDIFNYYDSLSRRGVQLGIHSAHGVTSSQSQLRTVEFGLDNGSTPGEWTDHGRLGNAVLIYSMAVHDGNLFAGTCEAGVEESGRVFRFDGKTWHDLGAPDRCNSVSSLAVYNGELYAGVSRYRLAGSSLAESDNPNLGGRVYRWEAPNKWIDCGQLPNTEAINGMTVFNGKLYASSMYKPAGFYRYDGGKKWTDCGTPDGKRVEALGVYNGHIYATGYDEGAVYRYDGKAWESLGTLPDATQTYGFAVFQGDLYVSEWPNARVYRFGGLKNGQPEWNLAGHLGDERESMPLLVYNGQMYAGSLPTGEVYRFDGGQDWKKIARLDMTPDVKYRRVWSMAVFQGKLFAGTLPAGRVHSVSIGHVATHDKTLSPGWHHLAAVRNQGKLNLYVDGQLSSTSSSFASDLNISNKAPARIGFGTRDYFRGRMTDLRIYHAPLSSEAISKLTVSEAE is encoded by the coding sequence ATGACTTCGATCTCTGTGCGCTCTTCTCACCTTCTTCTTGCTCTCGCAGTATTGTTATTTCCGAATTGCGTGATTGCAGATGAGCCTGAAGTGGTTGCTCACTATCCGTTGATCCAAGATACGCTCGACCATTCCGGAAACGGTCATCACGGAATGAATCAGGAGGTCAAGTTTGGAACTGCACCAAATGGGGTCCGGAGCGCAGAGTTCAATGGAACCTCGTCATCGATCCAACTTCCAGATGCAGTCATCCCTGACTCAGGGGACTTCACAGTTGCGGTCCGAGTCTTTATTGAATCCCCCACGAGTGATGTCCCCGGTGACATATTCAACTATTACGACTCACTGTCACGCCGGGGAGTTCAGTTAGGAATCCATAGCGCACATGGTGTGACCTCCAGCCAGTCACAATTGCGGACAGTGGAATTCGGACTCGACAACGGAAGCACGCCCGGAGAGTGGACAGATCACGGCCGGCTGGGAAATGCAGTTCTGATTTACTCCATGGCGGTGCATGACGGAAACCTCTTTGCAGGAACGTGCGAAGCGGGCGTTGAAGAATCGGGGCGAGTCTTTCGATTTGACGGAAAAACATGGCACGATCTCGGCGCACCTGATCGCTGCAACTCTGTTTCATCACTCGCAGTCTACAATGGCGAACTCTACGCAGGTGTCAGCCGTTACCGATTGGCTGGGTCTTCATTAGCTGAGTCGGACAATCCGAATTTGGGTGGGCGTGTTTACCGCTGGGAAGCCCCCAACAAATGGATTGACTGCGGTCAGCTTCCCAACACAGAAGCGATCAATGGAATGACCGTCTTCAACGGGAAACTGTACGCTTCGTCGATGTACAAACCGGCTGGGTTCTATCGCTACGACGGCGGAAAGAAGTGGACAGATTGTGGAACTCCAGATGGCAAACGTGTCGAAGCTTTGGGTGTTTACAACGGGCACATTTATGCGACTGGGTACGACGAGGGAGCAGTCTACCGATACGATGGGAAAGCGTGGGAGAGTCTTGGAACCCTGCCAGATGCGACTCAAACATACGGATTTGCAGTTTTTCAAGGAGATCTTTATGTCAGCGAGTGGCCCAATGCCCGCGTCTACCGCTTCGGAGGATTAAAAAATGGTCAGCCAGAATGGAACCTCGCAGGGCACCTTGGAGATGAGCGAGAAAGCATGCCACTCCTGGTTTACAACGGACAGATGTATGCCGGGTCACTTCCAACGGGAGAGGTCTACCGATTTGATGGGGGACAGGATTGGAAGAAAATTGCTCGTCTGGATATGACGCCGGATGTGAAGTATCGCCGCGTCTGGTCGATGGCTGTGTTTCAAGGAAAATTGTTTGCGGGGACGCTTCCCGCAGGTCGTGTTCACTCTGTTTCGATTGGCCATGTCGCAACTCATGATAAAACCCTCTCTCCCGGTTGGCATCATCTCGCAGCGGTTCGGAATCAAGGCAAGCTGAATTTGTATGTCGATGGTCAGTTGAGTTCCACATCTTCCTCGTTCGCATCTGACCTGAACATCTCAAACAAAGCTCCAGCCAGAATCGGATTTGGAACACGCGATTACTTTCGAGGTCGAATGACCGACTTGCGGATTTACCATGCTCCACTTTCTTCCGAAGCCATCTCTAAGTTGACGGTCTCAGAAGCAGAGTAA
- a CDS encoding methyltransferase domain-containing protein, protein MTRYLLLAALILQVGVFSKSVTAEDASTSFKLESIELGTISNLHSFGATLLCGQPSASDLAKAKERGIEHVISLRELDEIDWNQAEAVEALGLQYYHFAFRSPESLTDEIFENSLKLLANSQMSPVMLHCASANRVGAIWLAHRVLNDGLQLAEARDEAKKVGLKTPAFEEKALAYIENQKARKTDVPEGINDRFLDANLDVSEWLGRFEIESREVYFAREKVLDACAIKPGDSVADIGAGTGFYSRLFASAVGETGWVYAVDISPRFLEHINRKSQSDKVTNITSVLCTDQSVRLPPNSVDVAFICDTYHHFESPQATMASIHRALKPGGTLVVIDFERIPGKSREFILGHVRAGKEVFQAEIVESGFQFIEELKIPAFKENYLLRFQKK, encoded by the coding sequence ATGACTCGATATTTACTCTTAGCTGCGCTCATTCTTCAGGTTGGAGTCTTTTCAAAAAGCGTCACAGCTGAGGATGCTTCAACAAGCTTCAAGCTCGAATCAATTGAGCTGGGGACAATTAGCAATCTTCATTCATTTGGGGCGACGCTGCTTTGTGGACAACCTTCCGCGAGTGATCTGGCGAAAGCCAAGGAACGCGGAATTGAACATGTCATTTCACTTCGTGAACTGGACGAAATCGATTGGAATCAGGCGGAAGCAGTTGAGGCGCTTGGGCTGCAGTATTATCACTTTGCTTTTCGATCCCCTGAGTCTCTGACGGATGAAATCTTCGAGAACTCTTTGAAGTTGCTGGCAAACTCTCAAATGTCGCCGGTCATGCTTCATTGTGCTTCGGCGAATCGCGTTGGAGCAATTTGGTTGGCACATCGTGTTTTGAATGATGGCCTTCAACTGGCAGAGGCACGTGACGAGGCGAAAAAAGTCGGCTTGAAGACGCCAGCTTTTGAGGAAAAGGCACTGGCCTATATCGAAAATCAGAAAGCCAGGAAAACAGACGTTCCAGAGGGGATCAATGATCGGTTTCTCGACGCAAACCTCGATGTGAGCGAATGGCTCGGACGCTTCGAAATCGAAAGCCGCGAAGTTTACTTTGCTCGTGAGAAAGTGCTCGACGCATGTGCTATCAAACCGGGTGACTCGGTTGCCGATATTGGAGCCGGGACCGGATTCTATAGCCGGCTCTTTGCATCGGCTGTTGGGGAAACCGGCTGGGTCTACGCGGTGGATATCTCACCTCGATTTCTGGAGCACATCAATCGGAAGTCACAGTCAGACAAGGTCACGAACATCACAAGTGTCCTCTGTACTGATCAGTCAGTCAGGCTCCCGCCGAACTCTGTTGATGTGGCTTTCATTTGTGACACCTATCACCACTTTGAATCTCCGCAAGCAACAATGGCGTCGATCCACCGAGCCCTGAAGCCAGGCGGAACACTCGTCGTGATTGACTTCGAACGCATTCCCGGGAAATCGCGGGAGTTCATTCTCGGACATGTCCGAGCTGGAAAAGAGGTCTTTCAAGCAGAGATTGTCGAGTCTGGTTTTCAGTTCATCGAGGAACTGAAAATTCCGGCCTTCAAAGAAAACTATCTTCTCCGGTTTCAGAAAAAATAG
- a CDS encoding cytochrome c peroxidase, whose product MPTSRLFQFLLFSALCTSTLLLAAEPESRYPLREPQQPLRRRPASMCWVPEAQILAIANERGSTISLLAPTTGKVQEADINASPTKLIWIDRLHLLAIVDTKSGRVLFASLKPGELSVQQSIEIGRGAQSLCLSPDESLLAVSSVWDRHVSLISVEPIPKVQSTIPLKFEPSEVCFSPDGTMLIVADAFGGELVVIDTKSQTIVGQTKLHAHQIRGIAFLSADRCLLTHQILFPDIPTTPNNIASGRVLENVVQELQFTRTSRSRVDVQSLGIQEIGVPSDGAADPGAIHIAKSSERFVALAGVNEVATMNSYGVVRNRIRVGKRPVDLVISPDQKQIYCLNNLSDSVSVIDLKKQLVTKTIPLGPQPQLTSRDRGEELFFDGNISRFGWYSCQSCHIDGHTNTQLADTFGDGNAGAPKRVPSLLGGRDDNPWAWNGTMRSLHDQVLLSGDSTMRGGGLSARQANDLVAFLHTLEHPPPFQPAQDEQDKRLIAQGLEVFTSQGCAKCHVPPLTYTSDSTYDVGLEDEHGLKKFNPPSLNAVGYRRSFFHDSRAKSLPEVFTHFGHQLDDSLSDQHLKALLRFLQSL is encoded by the coding sequence ATGCCTACATCTCGACTATTTCAGTTCCTGCTTTTCTCTGCCCTGTGCACCTCAACTCTTCTGCTCGCCGCTGAACCTGAGTCTCGATATCCTCTCCGAGAACCTCAGCAACCGCTTCGCCGACGTCCGGCTTCAATGTGCTGGGTTCCAGAGGCGCAGATCTTGGCAATCGCTAACGAGCGCGGCTCGACGATCTCCCTGCTCGCCCCGACCACCGGAAAAGTGCAGGAGGCTGACATCAATGCAAGCCCAACAAAGCTAATCTGGATCGACCGACTTCATCTACTGGCAATCGTCGATACAAAATCCGGGCGAGTTTTATTCGCATCTCTGAAACCTGGCGAACTCTCCGTTCAACAGTCAATTGAAATCGGACGAGGTGCTCAAAGCTTGTGCCTCTCTCCTGATGAATCTTTACTCGCTGTCAGCTCAGTTTGGGATCGCCATGTTTCATTGATTTCGGTCGAACCAATCCCCAAAGTTCAATCCACGATTCCTCTGAAATTCGAACCGAGTGAGGTTTGCTTTTCACCCGATGGAACAATGCTGATCGTGGCGGATGCCTTCGGAGGAGAGCTCGTTGTCATCGACACGAAATCACAAACAATCGTCGGACAGACAAAACTCCATGCTCACCAAATCCGAGGGATTGCATTTCTTTCAGCTGACCGCTGCCTGTTGACTCACCAAATCCTGTTTCCTGATATCCCGACGACACCGAATAACATTGCTTCGGGACGAGTCCTTGAGAATGTCGTTCAAGAGCTTCAATTCACAAGAACGTCGCGATCCAGGGTCGATGTTCAATCTCTGGGGATTCAGGAAATCGGCGTTCCCTCTGACGGTGCGGCTGACCCGGGAGCGATTCATATCGCCAAATCTTCCGAGAGGTTTGTCGCACTTGCAGGTGTCAACGAGGTGGCAACTATGAATTCCTACGGAGTGGTTCGCAACCGCATTCGTGTCGGAAAACGTCCTGTGGACCTCGTGATCTCACCAGACCAAAAGCAGATTTACTGCCTCAACAATCTCAGCGACTCGGTCTCGGTCATCGATCTCAAGAAGCAACTCGTGACCAAAACCATCCCATTGGGGCCGCAACCACAATTGACGTCACGTGATCGAGGCGAGGAACTCTTCTTCGATGGGAACATTTCCCGGTTCGGTTGGTATAGCTGTCAAAGTTGCCATATCGACGGCCACACAAATACTCAACTCGCTGATACTTTCGGCGATGGGAACGCTGGCGCGCCGAAACGCGTCCCTTCTTTACTCGGTGGTCGTGACGACAACCCATGGGCCTGGAACGGAACGATGAGGAGCCTGCATGATCAAGTGCTTCTGTCGGGAGATTCCACGATGCGCGGCGGAGGTCTCAGCGCGCGGCAGGCCAATGATCTCGTCGCTTTCTTGCACACACTCGAACACCCTCCCCCCTTTCAGCCAGCTCAAGATGAGCAGGATAAGCGGCTTATCGCACAAGGTCTCGAAGTTTTCACCTCACAGGGCTGCGCAAAGTGCCACGTTCCGCCGCTCACATACACGTCCGATTCGACTTACGATGTCGGCTTAGAGGATGAACATGGGCTGAAGAAATTCAACCCTCCATCACTCAACGCAGTCGGCTACCGACGCAGTTTCTTCCACGACTCCCGAGCCAAATCGCTCCCAGAAGTTTTCACTCACTTCGGTCATCAACTCGACGACTCTCTCAGCGACCAACACCTCAAAGCCCTGCTTCGTTTTTTGCAGAGTTTGTAG
- a CDS encoding VOC family protein: protein MPLPNIQVKRIDHVTLVVKDLDVSRKFYVDLLGMQEVERPGFRFAGLWFQAGTTQIHLILEHDDSGPAHSFVPEECLISRTRHFAFEVDDAMQAAQKLEEMQIEIVAGPKERPDGPTQLYIFDPDRNLVELYSYS, encoded by the coding sequence ATGCCTCTTCCCAATATCCAAGTCAAACGAATTGACCATGTCACTCTGGTCGTCAAAGACCTTGACGTTTCGCGAAAATTTTACGTAGACCTTCTCGGGATGCAGGAAGTCGAGCGACCGGGATTTCGATTTGCCGGTCTTTGGTTCCAGGCAGGGACAACACAAATCCATTTGATTCTGGAGCATGATGACTCTGGCCCGGCACACAGCTTTGTTCCCGAGGAATGTTTGATCAGCCGCACACGTCATTTTGCGTTCGAAGTCGACGATGCGATGCAAGCGGCCCAAAAACTGGAAGAAATGCAAATTGAGATTGTCGCAGGCCCAAAAGAGCGGCCAGATGGACCGACTCAGCTCTACATCTTTGACCCAGACCGCAACCTGGTGGAATTGTACAGTTATTCCTGA
- a CDS encoding YicC/YloC family endoribonuclease — MLLSMTGHGDASGQNERVSVTAEIRSVNNRHLKVSVRCQDAFLALESNIERLIRKNVARGTLTVSLRVRQLADQRAATIDQLAVQQYWTQLTDIAAELKTDPPKDLSPLLSLPGILKDNYEKSVDEGDWPLFEEVILAALKQFQDFRIQEGESMGDELNSLSSKIEENLDAIEKIAPQVIVDYRDRLKNRVNELLQSTSVKVDDNDLLRETSLFADRCDITEEVTRLRSHLQQYRSLLDGNEAAGRKLEFLGQEMFREVNTIGSKANHIEIAHRVVDMKAAIEKMREMIQNIE, encoded by the coding sequence GTGTTGTTAAGTATGACAGGCCACGGTGATGCCAGTGGTCAGAATGAACGTGTCTCTGTCACCGCTGAAATTCGCAGCGTCAACAATCGACATCTCAAAGTTTCAGTTCGTTGCCAGGATGCTTTCCTGGCACTCGAATCAAATATCGAACGCCTGATTCGAAAAAACGTTGCCCGCGGAACATTGACCGTTTCGTTGCGAGTTCGGCAGTTGGCGGACCAGCGAGCTGCGACGATTGATCAACTCGCAGTGCAGCAGTATTGGACGCAACTCACAGACATCGCTGCGGAACTCAAAACCGATCCGCCTAAGGATCTATCCCCCTTACTTTCACTGCCGGGGATCCTCAAAGATAATTACGAGAAATCGGTCGACGAGGGTGACTGGCCGCTCTTTGAAGAAGTCATTCTTGCAGCTCTGAAGCAATTTCAGGACTTCCGCATTCAAGAAGGCGAGTCCATGGGAGACGAGCTGAACTCGCTTTCGAGCAAGATCGAAGAGAATCTGGACGCGATCGAAAAAATTGCTCCACAAGTGATCGTCGATTACCGAGACCGGCTGAAAAACCGCGTCAACGAGTTGCTGCAATCAACGAGCGTCAAAGTTGACGACAACGATCTGCTTCGAGAAACAAGCCTGTTCGCTGACCGCTGTGATATTACTGAAGAAGTGACCCGGTTACGGTCTCACTTGCAGCAATACCGCTCCCTTCTGGATGGCAACGAAGCAGCGGGGCGAAAACTGGAATTCCTCGGCCAGGAGATGTTCCGGGAGGTCAACACCATCGGCTCGAAAGCAAATCATATCGAAATCGCACATCGCGTTGTGGACATGAAAGCTGCCATCGAAAAGATGCGAGAAATGATCCAGAACATCGAATAG
- the secG gene encoding preprotein translocase subunit SecG, producing the protein MGTLAFILQILLLLSGFLLMIIILLQRGRGGGLAGAFGGAGGQSAFGTKAGDVFTWITVVTATIWVLLAGIGGCAMRSAATSLERSLAPAGEMSAGDTTGDATTGDDADAETQDDANIEEDAVAPPAETDAEASNATTPEADGTTPPAPEN; encoded by the coding sequence GTGGGTACGCTGGCGTTTATTCTTCAAATTTTGTTGCTACTTTCCGGCTTTCTGTTGATGATCATTATCCTGCTTCAACGGGGGCGTGGAGGCGGTCTTGCTGGCGCGTTCGGTGGTGCAGGCGGGCAGAGTGCATTCGGAACCAAAGCAGGCGATGTCTTCACCTGGATTACCGTTGTCACTGCAACGATCTGGGTTCTCTTGGCAGGAATCGGGGGATGTGCAATGCGAAGTGCAGCGACCAGCCTCGAACGAAGCCTGGCACCAGCCGGAGAAATGAGTGCTGGCGACACGACAGGCGATGCAACTACGGGTGACGATGCCGACGCAGAAACTCAAGATGACGCAAACATCGAAGAAGATGCTGTCGCCCCACCAGCTGAAACTGATGCAGAAGCCAGCAACGCGACAACTCCAGAAGCGGATGGTACAACACCACCTGCTCCTGAAAATTAA
- the tpiA gene encoding triose-phosphate isomerase, protein MRRYLIAGNWKMNTTREEGTELAKAIAAGSSNATATVDVLICPPFPYLIPINEAVAGTKVQVGAQNCHFEASGAFTGETSLEMLTDVGASSVILGHSERRHVFGETDADINQKVLKTLEKGLQAVLCVGELLEEEENGLTKTVLDRQMEGGLKDVSAEAMANVVIAYEPVWAIGTGKTATPEQAESAHDHLRKWLESRYSADVANATRILYGGSVKPNNAEDLLSQPNVDGALVGGASLTSENFLPIIEAGVKVSS, encoded by the coding sequence ATGCGTCGGTATCTCATCGCTGGTAACTGGAAAATGAATACCACGAGAGAAGAAGGAACGGAACTCGCAAAAGCGATTGCCGCTGGCAGCTCAAATGCAACTGCGACCGTTGATGTTTTGATTTGCCCTCCGTTTCCTTACCTCATTCCAATCAACGAAGCAGTGGCCGGAACGAAAGTTCAAGTCGGTGCCCAGAACTGTCACTTCGAGGCATCAGGGGCTTTTACCGGGGAAACTTCCCTCGAAATGCTGACCGATGTGGGAGCTTCGTCTGTCATTCTGGGACATAGCGAACGACGCCATGTCTTTGGTGAAACGGACGCAGACATTAACCAAAAAGTGCTGAAAACACTGGAGAAAGGGCTTCAGGCTGTCTTGTGCGTTGGCGAACTTCTGGAAGAAGAAGAGAACGGATTAACCAAAACCGTTCTTGATCGCCAAATGGAAGGTGGCCTCAAAGATGTCTCCGCCGAGGCGATGGCGAATGTCGTCATCGCTTACGAACCGGTCTGGGCAATCGGAACTGGAAAAACCGCAACTCCGGAGCAAGCGGAATCTGCCCATGATCATCTTCGCAAATGGCTGGAAAGCCGTTATAGTGCAGACGTTGCGAACGCAACACGCATCCTCTACGGAGGAAGTGTGAAACCAAATAATGCCGAAGACCTGCTCTCTCAGCCCAATGTTGATGGGGCGTTGGTTGGAGGAGCAAGCCTCACATCAGAGAACTTTTTGCCAATCATCGAGGCAGGCGTTAAGGTTTCTTCCTAA
- a CDS encoding sigma 54-interacting transcriptional regulator has product MAQRVRKGLATWLTGSSSPIFVLDHRRVVLVFNRGCELQTGWSAGDVIGKKCQLISRGNPELIETLTGTLSPPESVLQGESVVVPSVLHRKSGESQHVNIHFIPLVKEDSPTPSQILGLIQHRDYDGIELVPPSLLQRFELEEHLSELHRKYSSHSLIAVSAEMRRVAAQAQVARNCSLAVHLVGEEGVGKEHVARMIHYDSPMGEQRFLPVECGTLSHFELSRFLRRLFEQSETEFEGCTVYLKNVELLAADLQIELLDHLKSRDAIRWISSSAEKIENLDSEHFQRELICELTPLTLFIPPLRDRQADLPLLVTHLLQDSNRQREIQIEDVSEEVLQEFECYQWPGNIEELSKVLFQAQQACPEPIIEVEHLPVNFQAGRDAQSVRPRQVTQSLEEILEATEREIITQVLDSVQGNKSMAAEMLQVPRAKLYRRLAALGIESPNES; this is encoded by the coding sequence GTGGCTCAAAGGGTTCGAAAAGGTCTCGCGACGTGGCTCACGGGTAGCTCTTCGCCGATTTTCGTTCTCGATCATCGTAGGGTTGTTCTGGTTTTCAACCGTGGGTGCGAGTTGCAAACCGGTTGGTCTGCAGGGGATGTGATCGGAAAAAAATGCCAGCTGATTAGCCGTGGGAATCCGGAGTTGATCGAAACTTTGACGGGGACTTTGTCTCCACCAGAGTCTGTCCTTCAAGGTGAGTCCGTCGTTGTCCCTTCTGTGTTACACCGAAAAAGTGGTGAGTCGCAGCATGTGAACATCCATTTTATTCCTCTTGTGAAAGAAGATTCCCCCACGCCATCGCAAATTTTGGGGCTGATTCAGCATCGAGACTATGATGGAATTGAGCTGGTTCCCCCGAGTTTGCTGCAGCGATTTGAATTGGAGGAACACCTTTCCGAATTGCATCGAAAATATTCCTCGCACTCTTTAATTGCGGTTTCAGCCGAAATGCGCAGAGTTGCGGCCCAAGCTCAGGTCGCCAGAAACTGCTCACTTGCGGTTCATCTTGTTGGAGAAGAAGGAGTCGGCAAGGAACATGTGGCCCGCATGATTCATTACGATTCCCCAATGGGCGAACAGCGATTTCTTCCTGTTGAGTGTGGAACCTTGTCCCATTTTGAGCTCTCACGATTCCTGCGCAGACTCTTTGAGCAGAGTGAGACGGAGTTTGAGGGATGTACTGTTTACCTGAAGAATGTTGAGCTTCTCGCTGCAGATTTACAGATCGAGTTGCTGGATCACCTGAAGAGCAGAGACGCCATCCGCTGGATTTCCTCCTCTGCAGAAAAAATTGAGAATCTCGATTCCGAACACTTTCAGAGAGAACTCATTTGCGAGTTGACCCCATTGACTTTATTCATCCCACCGCTGCGTGATCGGCAAGCGGATCTGCCTCTTCTGGTTACGCATCTTCTTCAGGATTCAAATCGTCAACGCGAGATCCAAATCGAAGATGTTTCGGAGGAGGTGTTGCAAGAATTCGAATGCTATCAATGGCCGGGGAATATCGAAGAGCTTTCAAAGGTTCTCTTTCAGGCACAACAGGCTTGTCCCGAGCCGATCATCGAAGTTGAACATCTGCCGGTGAATTTTCAAGCCGGGCGTGATGCACAAAGCGTACGACCACGACAGGTCACGCAAAGTCTGGAAGAAATTCTGGAAGCGACCGAGAGGGAAATTATCACCCAGGTTCTCGATTCGGTCCAAGGCAATAAAAGCATGGCTGCCGAAATGCTCCAGGTTCCACGAGCAAAACTTTATCGCCGCCTTGCAGCACTCGGAATTGAGTCGCCAAACGAATCGTGA
- a CDS encoding Gfo/Idh/MocA family protein gives MSLNRRYFLKSAAAVGAAAVSTQYLQAQDAPKSTSPNEKIGVAVVGAGGRGNSHLSAFSGSSDSEVLYICDVDEAQGGKKVKGVADKQGRTPKLLKDFRKALEDPSVDVISTATPNHWHALVAIWAMQAGKHVYVEKPVSHNVWEGRQIVKWARQLDMICQCGTQSRSSPSLQAAVDYVQAGELGEIKYAIGTCYKPRKSIGKLSEPLKIPEGVDYDMWCGPAAKVDLYRPRLHYDWHWDFNTGNGDMGNQGIHQMDIARWFLGEQKLSSRVMSIGGRVGYEDAGDTPNTQIVYHDFDKAPLIFETRGLPSKNLDWKNPMDEYRGSRIGVIVQCENGYVVIPTYSKATAFDNDGNEVKSWSGGGNHFGNFLDAVKSGKKEDLNAEILEGHLSSALCHTGAISHMLGSTMTKEQVDDHVDKTSNALWRDSWDRMAKHLDANGVDVSDPKLSVGPFLEMDPNTETFPGNEPANKLLTRNYREGYVVPDADA, from the coding sequence ATGTCTTTGAATCGTCGGTACTTTTTGAAATCCGCTGCTGCGGTTGGGGCTGCGGCAGTCTCGACCCAATATCTACAAGCTCAGGATGCGCCGAAGAGCACCAGTCCAAACGAAAAAATTGGTGTAGCTGTCGTCGGAGCTGGTGGACGTGGAAACAGTCATCTCAGTGCCTTCTCCGGAAGTAGTGACAGTGAAGTCCTCTACATTTGCGATGTGGACGAAGCTCAAGGAGGTAAAAAAGTCAAAGGGGTTGCTGACAAGCAGGGTCGCACTCCGAAACTTCTGAAAGACTTCCGCAAAGCTCTGGAAGATCCCAGCGTCGATGTCATCAGTACAGCTACGCCGAATCACTGGCATGCACTCGTTGCAATTTGGGCGATGCAAGCTGGAAAGCACGTTTATGTTGAAAAACCAGTTTCGCACAACGTCTGGGAAGGTCGACAAATTGTCAAATGGGCAAGACAGCTTGACATGATCTGTCAGTGTGGAACACAGTCCCGTTCAAGCCCTTCATTGCAGGCAGCTGTCGACTACGTTCAAGCTGGTGAACTGGGCGAAATCAAGTATGCAATTGGAACATGTTACAAGCCTCGTAAGAGCATCGGGAAGCTTTCAGAGCCGTTGAAAATTCCCGAAGGTGTCGACTACGACATGTGGTGCGGACCGGCAGCTAAAGTCGATCTGTATCGTCCCCGCCTGCATTATGACTGGCACTGGGATTTCAACACCGGAAACGGTGACATGGGCAACCAGGGCATCCATCAAATGGATATCGCCCGCTGGTTCCTGGGTGAGCAAAAGCTCTCTTCTCGCGTGATGAGCATCGGTGGACGTGTCGGATACGAGGATGCCGGAGACACTCCAAATACTCAGATCGTCTATCACGATTTCGACAAAGCTCCACTCATTTTCGAAACTCGAGGGTTGCCGAGCAAAAACCTCGATTGGAAAAACCCGATGGACGAATATCGTGGTTCGCGAATCGGTGTGATTGTCCAATGTGAAAATGGTTATGTCGTGATTCCAACATACTCGAAGGCGACTGCTTTCGATAACGATGGAAACGAAGTGAAGTCCTGGTCTGGTGGTGGAAACCACTTCGGCAACTTCCTGGATGCCGTCAAATCTGGCAAGAAAGAAGACCTCAACGCAGAGATCCTCGAAGGTCACCTGTCGAGTGCGTTGTGCCACACTGGGGCGATCAGTCACATGCTCGGCAGCACAATGACCAAAGAGCAAGTTGACGATCATGTCGACAAAACGTCTAACGCACTCTGGAGGGATTCCTGGGATCGGATGGCGAAACACCTCGACGCCAACGGTGTCGATGTCAGCGATCCAAAACTCTCCGTCGGCCCATTCCTCGAAATGGACCCGAACACGGAAACCTTCCCCGGAAACGAACCTGCCAATAAGTTGCTCACACGCAACTACCGCGAAGGTTACGTCGTCCCGGATGCGGATGCGTAA